One genomic window of Methanosarcina acetivorans C2A includes the following:
- a CDS encoding 4-phosphopantoate--beta-alanine ligase, protein MTDIPQDHPRYESLLAREKVAAGVKMGITSIQGLIAQGRGESFDYLIGERSTESALYAERAAVAALLLAKNPVISVNGNVAALAPEKVVSLADITGAKIEVNLFHRTETRVHLIIEQLKANGASEVLGKNPDASLELSHARRLVESRGIYSADVVLVPLEDGDRCEKLVEMGKTVITIDLNPLSRTSGTATISIVDNLTRALQNMIKFGVEMKKERREELVKLITTYDNKEVLSEAISEIQEHLKTMAAEMEY, encoded by the coding sequence ATGACCGATATACCCCAAGACCATCCGAGGTACGAATCCCTGCTGGCCCGTGAAAAGGTTGCAGCCGGGGTTAAAATGGGAATTACGAGTATCCAGGGGCTTATTGCCCAGGGGAGAGGTGAGAGCTTTGACTATCTTATAGGCGAGCGCAGCACGGAGTCTGCCCTGTATGCTGAAAGGGCGGCAGTTGCCGCACTGCTTCTGGCAAAAAACCCGGTTATTTCCGTAAATGGGAACGTCGCAGCCCTGGCTCCCGAAAAAGTCGTTTCCCTGGCAGATATTACCGGAGCCAAGATTGAAGTAAACCTCTTCCACAGGACCGAGACAAGAGTACACCTTATAATAGAACAACTCAAAGCCAATGGGGCTTCCGAGGTGCTCGGGAAAAATCCGGATGCGAGCCTTGAACTCTCTCACGCCAGGCGGCTGGTAGAAAGCCGGGGGATATATTCCGCAGACGTGGTGCTTGTCCCTCTGGAAGATGGAGACCGCTGTGAGAAACTTGTAGAAATGGGAAAGACTGTTATAACCATTGACCTGAACCCTCTTTCGCGGACCTCCGGGACAGCTACGATCTCGATAGTTGACAACCTTACCCGGGCGCTCCAAAACATGATCAAGTTCGGGGTGGAAATGAAGAAGGAGAGGAGAGAAGAACTTGTGAAATTAATCACGACCTATGATAATAAAGAAGTCCTTTCCGAGGCGATTTCTGAAATCCAGGAACACCTTAAAACCATGGCTGCAGAAATGGAATACTGA
- a CDS encoding pantoate kinase produces MYTYESEGADFIAKAYAPGHITGFFQIHEHNDPHRKGSTGCGIVLNGGVTTEVKAGKSVEKTEIFLNGKKVEGRTTRTVVEMLTDVPVKVKSWAEIPVGCGFGASGAGALGAAYALNRVLSLNQTVKSLTEYAHVAEVVNRSGLGDIAAQSNGGVVIRLHPGGPEFGRIDRIPAPEARVFGIALGEISTDSILTDEVTAGKINAAGKVAMSELLKKPTLENFMHQAKDFASNTGLMSSTAKDVIEAAHANGGLASQAMLGDTVFAIAPYAQEFPLFEALQEFGQVALQEFGQVLEYGISTCVPRLLYD; encoded by the coding sequence ATGTATACATACGAGAGTGAAGGGGCAGACTTTATAGCAAAAGCATATGCTCCAGGACATATCACAGGGTTTTTTCAGATTCATGAGCATAACGACCCTCACCGCAAAGGATCCACCGGCTGTGGAATTGTTCTGAATGGAGGAGTGACGACCGAGGTAAAGGCTGGAAAATCCGTCGAAAAGACCGAGATCTTCCTCAATGGCAAGAAGGTTGAAGGCAGGACTACCCGCACAGTGGTAGAGATGCTAACCGATGTGCCTGTAAAAGTAAAGAGCTGGGCGGAAATCCCGGTTGGTTGCGGGTTCGGAGCCTCGGGAGCAGGAGCGCTCGGGGCTGCTTATGCCCTGAACAGGGTGCTTTCCTTAAACCAGACTGTAAAAAGCCTGACCGAATACGCCCATGTAGCTGAAGTTGTTAACCGCAGCGGGCTTGGGGACATTGCTGCCCAGTCCAATGGCGGAGTGGTAATCCGGCTGCATCCCGGAGGACCCGAATTCGGGAGAATAGACAGGATTCCGGCTCCCGAAGCCAGAGTTTTCGGCATTGCGCTCGGAGAGATTTCTACGGATTCTATCCTGACAGACGAGGTTACAGCAGGAAAGATTAATGCTGCAGGAAAAGTCGCGATGTCCGAACTACTTAAAAAACCCACTCTCGAAAACTTTATGCATCAGGCGAAAGACTTTGCCAGCAATACGGGCCTCATGAGCAGTACGGCAAAGGATGTAATTGAGGCTGCACATGCAAACGGAGGACTGGCTTCCCAGGCAATGCTTGGAGATACGGTTTTTGCAATCGCCCCCTACGCCCAGGAATTCCCGCTCTTCGAAGCCCTCCAGGAATTCGGGCAGGTAGCCCTCCAGGAATTCGGGCAGGTCCTGGAATACGGGATCAGCACCTGTGTACCGAGATTACTTTATGACTGA
- the coaBC gene encoding bifunctional phosphopantothenoylcysteine decarboxylase/phosphopantothenate--cysteine ligase CoaBC produces MKPDQKNPSRTKAEKTHPTLWIQGQKSSSLSGKTIVLGVTGSIGAVRVVELARELIRNGAEVHAVMTGAAKRILHPDALQYATGNPVITELGGRVEHVEFCGFKGRADLLLIAPATANTIGKIACGIDDTTVTSFATTALGSGVPLMVVPAMHESMYRHPAVVENVAKLKGWGISMVGPKFAEGIAKIASNEEIVLEVERALGNRSLEKRKVLITSGSTAENLDPIRILTNRASGKTGRELALEAYRSGADVTLVHRDRLGLAGIKEVFAESAAEMTEAVLSELEKGYDALISSAAIADYTAEPSPEKIKSGGEFVLKLKPTRKLIKECREKYPDLVIIGFKAETGVGRDELLKRAAATLKGTKLDLIAANDVGKGGMGTEENELYLLGKGEPRHVSGNKRKLAACILEELTGILNSREGL; encoded by the coding sequence ATGAAGCCTGACCAGAAAAATCCTTCCCGGACGAAAGCTGAAAAAACTCACCCTACCCTCTGGATCCAGGGACAGAAGAGTTCTTCCCTTTCCGGAAAAACGATTGTCCTGGGCGTTACCGGGAGTATAGGAGCGGTCAGGGTAGTTGAACTTGCAAGGGAACTGATCCGGAACGGGGCGGAAGTCCATGCAGTCATGACCGGGGCTGCAAAGCGTATCCTGCACCCCGATGCTCTGCAATACGCCACCGGAAACCCTGTGATTACGGAACTCGGCGGCAGGGTGGAGCACGTGGAGTTCTGCGGGTTCAAAGGCAGGGCAGACCTTCTCCTGATAGCCCCGGCAACGGCGAACACCATTGGAAAAATAGCATGCGGAATAGACGATACCACGGTTACCTCTTTTGCAACAACAGCCCTTGGCTCCGGCGTTCCTCTCATGGTTGTCCCCGCAATGCATGAGTCCATGTACAGGCACCCGGCTGTGGTTGAAAATGTGGCAAAGTTGAAAGGCTGGGGAATTTCCATGGTGGGCCCGAAGTTCGCAGAAGGCATTGCAAAGATCGCCTCAAACGAAGAAATCGTGCTTGAGGTGGAAAGGGCTCTTGGGAACCGGAGCCTGGAAAAACGGAAGGTGCTCATAACGAGTGGCTCCACTGCCGAAAACCTTGACCCCATCCGTATCCTCACCAACCGGGCTTCCGGAAAGACCGGCAGGGAACTTGCCCTTGAAGCTTACCGCAGCGGAGCTGATGTAACCCTTGTGCACAGGGACAGGCTCGGGCTTGCAGGGATTAAAGAGGTCTTTGCCGAAAGCGCTGCGGAAATGACCGAAGCCGTGCTCTCGGAACTGGAAAAAGGATATGATGCCCTGATCAGTTCTGCGGCAATTGCGGATTATACGGCCGAGCCTTCTCCTGAGAAGATCAAATCGGGAGGAGAATTTGTGCTCAAACTGAAACCCACTCGAAAACTGATAAAGGAGTGCAGGGAAAAATACCCTGACCTGGTGATCATAGGTTTTAAGGCCGAAACAGGAGTCGGGAGAGACGAACTCCTTAAAAGGGCAGCTGCAACCCTAAAAGGAACAAAACTCGATCTGATTGCAGCAAACGATGTAGGAAAAGGTGGAATGGGTACGGAAGAAAATGAGCTTTACCTGCTTGGAAAAGGCGAACCCAGGCATGTAAGCGGAAACAAGCGCAAACTTGCAGCCTGTATCCTTGAAGAGCTTACCGGAATTTTAAACTCACGAGAGGGGCTCTGA